The following are encoded in a window of Pseudalgibacter alginicilyticus genomic DNA:
- a CDS encoding glycosyltransferase family 2 protein has translation MIPISICISLAYLFLIGSFVYGFNKVKRFKLQNIPAKTKFSIIIPFRNEVENLPELLNSIFALEYPNQLYEIILVDDHSKDGSKESIQKILNIKQVKHIQLDIRVIQNERKTNSPKKDAITTAIKQIKYEWIITSDADCVLPKFWLNSFDQFIQKTNAKCIAAPIIYTKTNSFLSRFQLADLLSLQGATIGGFGIRKPFLCNGANFAYQKRLFNELNGFEGNTHIASGDDIFFLEKATIKHSKNIEYLKCSQAIVTTKPQLSYKDLISQRLRWAAKTSSYNNWFGKLTGAIVLLANALVITLLLLSILSSMSPNILLYVLVIKLNIDFILIYKTADFFNQKAILRSFLVAFILYPFFSVYVVFLSTFKSYKWKGRYFKK, from the coding sequence ATGATTCCAATTAGCATTTGCATATCCTTAGCCTACCTTTTTTTAATTGGTAGTTTTGTTTATGGTTTTAACAAAGTAAAGCGTTTTAAATTGCAAAATATTCCAGCTAAAACAAAATTTTCAATTATTATTCCTTTTAGAAATGAAGTTGAAAATTTACCCGAATTATTAAATTCTATTTTTGCTTTAGAATATCCAAATCAACTTTATGAAATTATTTTGGTGGATGACCACTCTAAGGATGGTTCAAAAGAATCAATACAGAAAATTCTAAATATAAAACAAGTTAAACATATTCAACTTGACATAAGAGTTATTCAAAATGAACGCAAAACAAATTCACCTAAAAAAGACGCCATAACTACGGCCATTAAACAAATAAAATACGAGTGGATTATTACCAGCGATGCTGATTGTGTTTTACCAAAGTTTTGGTTGAACAGTTTTGACCAATTCATTCAAAAAACAAATGCTAAATGCATTGCAGCACCTATTATTTATACTAAAACAAATTCTTTTTTAAGTCGATTCCAATTAGCAGATCTCTTGAGTTTACAAGGCGCAACAATTGGTGGTTTTGGGATTAGAAAACCTTTTTTATGTAATGGCGCTAATTTTGCCTATCAAAAAAGATTATTTAATGAATTAAATGGTTTTGAAGGCAACACACATATAGCGAGTGGCGATGATATTTTTTTTCTTGAAAAAGCTACCATAAAGCACTCAAAAAACATAGAATATTTAAAATGCTCACAAGCAATAGTTACCACAAAACCTCAACTTTCATATAAAGATTTAATCTCTCAACGACTTAGGTGGGCCGCCAAAACAAGTAGTTATAATAATTGGTTTGGAAAACTTACTGGCGCTATTGTTTTATTAGCAAATGCCCTTGTAATTACATTGCTACTTCTTTCCATTTTGAGTAGTATGTCTCCAAACATATTACTATACGTTTTAGTCATTAAATTAAATATTGATTTTATTTTAATTTACAAGACTGCCGATTTTTTTAATCAAAAAGCAATTTTAAGAAGCTTTTTAGTCGCTTTTATTTTATATCCATTCTTTAGTGTCTATGTAGTTTTTTTATCTACTTTCAAAAGCTATAAATGGAAAGGAAGATATTTTAAAAAATAA
- a CDS encoding outer membrane beta-barrel protein produces the protein MTSNFKLISNFTLVLALCFLSLLGFSQNDTSKFKAQFALGVNNPSPSGFVNDFEAKLINFPSINLGLQYMLKSPLGLKLDFGYNRFSNLNDTPDFKVNYTRINAQLVYDTYGLFGVLPQQMGVFVHAGPGFSIIKPLGNYPNNNISFLNTMVGMEFHYAISDTFSVFLDGSYILGFSNDFNPVSDGFGSFNGNLLTISIGASISLSGCYYCN, from the coding sequence ATGACCTCAAATTTTAAATTGATTAGTAATTTTACTCTTGTTTTAGCACTGTGTTTTTTGAGTTTGTTAGGTTTTTCTCAAAATGATACGAGTAAATTTAAGGCACAGTTTGCTTTAGGAGTAAATAACCCGTCGCCTTCTGGGTTTGTAAATGATTTTGAAGCGAAATTAATAAATTTCCCGAGTATTAATTTAGGGTTACAATATATGCTCAAGTCACCTTTAGGGCTAAAGTTAGATTTTGGATATAATCGATTTTCTAATTTGAATGATACACCAGACTTTAAGGTCAATTACACGCGCATCAATGCTCAGTTGGTATATGATACTTATGGTTTGTTTGGTGTTTTGCCTCAGCAAATGGGGGTTTTTGTACATGCTGGTCCTGGATTTTCAATAATAAAACCACTTGGGAATTATCCAAATAATAATATTTCATTTTTAAATACTATGGTAGGCATGGAGTTTCATTATGCAATTTCAGATACGTTTTCAGTATTTTTAGATGGTTCATATATCTTAGGTTTTAGTAATGATTTTAACCCTGTTTCTGATGGTTTTGGGTCATTTAATGGAAATCTTTTAACTATAAGCATTGGTGCATCAATTTCGCTCAGTGGTTGTTATTATTGTAATTAA
- the ruvC gene encoding crossover junction endodeoxyribonuclease RuvC, whose amino-acid sequence MTKEKIILGIDPGTTIMGFGLIKVVGKTMQFVQLNELDLKKYDDHYLKLKLIFERTIELIDTHHPDEIAIEAPFFGKNVQSMLKLGRAQGVAMAAGLSREIPITEYLPKKIKMAITGNGNASKEQVAKMLQGLLGLKTLPKNLDATDGLAAAVCHFYNSGRVSVGKSYSGWDAFVKQNESRIKK is encoded by the coding sequence ATGACAAAGGAAAAAATTATATTAGGCATAGATCCAGGTACAACCATTATGGGGTTTGGACTTATAAAAGTGGTGGGGAAAACTATGCAGTTTGTGCAGTTAAATGAGTTGGACTTAAAAAAATACGATGATCACTATTTAAAATTGAAACTTATTTTTGAGCGTACCATAGAATTAATTGATACACATCATCCGGATGAAATTGCCATTGAAGCTCCTTTTTTTGGTAAAAATGTACAAAGTATGTTAAAATTAGGGCGTGCTCAAGGTGTTGCTATGGCCGCAGGTTTGAGTAGAGAAATACCCATTACGGAATATCTGCCTAAAAAAATAAAAATGGCTATAACAGGAAATGGAAATGCTAGTAAAGAGCAAGTAGCAAAAATGCTTCAGGGTTTGTTAGGGTTAAAAACTTTGCCTAAAAATTTGGATGCTACAGATGGGTTAGCAGCAGCAGTATGTCATTTTTATAATTCAGGAAGAGTTTCTGTAGGAAAAAGCTATTCTGGTTGGGATGCTTTTGTAAAGCAGAATGAAAGCCGCATTAAAAAATAA
- the hemW gene encoding radical SAM family heme chaperone HemW, giving the protein MAGIYIHIPFCKQACFYCDFHFSTSLKKKDTLIQSLVKELELRQNELQNQIVESIYFGGGTPSLLSIDELQLLIGSIYKYYKVSENPEITLEANPDDLSENKMIQLSKSPINRLSIGIQSFFEDDLKSMNRAHNAEEAINCLSFATRFFDNITIDLIYGIPNMSLEKWQENLEKAFSFGVNHVSSYALTVEPKTALDTFIKKGNYPPIDENLALQHFNHLIEKTKGQGFVHYEISNFGKPNFFSKHNTSYWQGKPYLGIGPSAHSFFENQRSWNVSNNSKYIQSIQKSKLPNTIEILSKQDQYNEYIMTGLRTIWGVSLNKVEHDFGADILQHLKTSSEKFINQSLLVIVYETEKPVQDEIFTSEQVPFNDVVLKITQKGKFLVDGIASELFMI; this is encoded by the coding sequence ATGGCAGGCATTTACATCCATATTCCATTTTGCAAGCAAGCATGTTTTTATTGCGATTTTCATTTTTCAACGTCATTAAAGAAGAAAGACACCCTTATTCAGTCTTTAGTAAAAGAATTGGAATTAAGACAAAACGAACTTCAAAATCAAATAGTTGAAAGCATATATTTTGGAGGAGGTACACCGTCGTTATTGTCTATTGATGAGCTACAACTGTTGATTGGTAGCATTTATAAATATTATAAAGTTTCAGAAAATCCAGAAATAACTTTGGAAGCTAATCCAGATGATTTATCTGAAAATAAAATGATTCAACTATCTAAAAGTCCCATAAATAGGCTTAGTATTGGAATTCAATCTTTTTTTGAAGATGATTTAAAGAGTATGAATCGTGCTCATAATGCTGAAGAAGCAATAAACTGTTTGTCTTTTGCGACTCGTTTTTTTGATAATATTACTATTGACCTTATTTATGGTATTCCTAATATGAGTTTAGAGAAATGGCAAGAAAATTTAGAAAAGGCCTTTAGTTTTGGCGTGAATCATGTTTCAAGTTATGCTTTAACGGTTGAGCCAAAAACGGCATTAGATACGTTTATAAAAAAAGGGAATTACCCGCCAATTGATGAAAATTTAGCGCTGCAACATTTTAATCATTTAATAGAAAAAACAAAAGGGCAAGGTTTTGTGCATTACGAAATTTCGAATTTTGGAAAACCAAATTTTTTTTCAAAACATAATACTAGCTATTGGCAAGGAAAACCATATTTAGGCATCGGACCTTCTGCACATTCATTTTTTGAAAACCAACGCAGTTGGAACGTGTCAAACAATTCAAAATACATTCAGTCTATTCAAAAGAGTAAGTTGCCAAATACCATTGAAATTTTGTCCAAACAAGATCAATATAATGAGTATATCATGACGGGACTAAGAACTATCTGGGGAGTTTCTTTAAATAAAGTTGAACATGATTTTGGAGCAGATATTCTTCAGCATTTAAAGACATCTTCAGAAAAATTTATAAATCAAAGTTTACTTGTCATTGTATATGAAACGGAAAAGCCTGTTCAAGATGAAATATTTACTTCTGAGCAAGTGCCTTTTAATGACGTTGTATTAAAAATTACTCAAAAAGGAAAGTTTTTAGTTGATGGAATTGCATCAGAACTATTTATGATTTGA
- a CDS encoding cyclase family protein, translating to MIATIQYNSRKLQIDLSEPLDISIPIKASKSNVNAWNLNPPKIEPVKYKEWIANVNEGACVNSNNISFNPHAHGTHTECVGHITEKSYSINQNLKRFFFLAEVITVAPETLKGDKVISRKQLQFAIGNKKRDAIIIRTIPNTIEKLTKQYSNTNWPYLLPDAVELLVSKGVKHLLLDTPSIDKEKDECELLGHNAFWNTKGKLRLDSTITEFVFVPNLVEDGEYFLNLQIAPFENDASPSKPILYKIKE from the coding sequence ATGATTGCAACTATACAATACAACTCCAGAAAACTTCAAATAGATTTATCAGAACCTTTAGATATTTCTATTCCAATAAAGGCTTCAAAAAGCAATGTAAATGCATGGAACCTTAATCCTCCTAAAATAGAGCCGGTAAAATATAAAGAGTGGATTGCTAACGTAAATGAGGGTGCTTGCGTAAATTCCAATAATATTTCTTTTAATCCACACGCACACGGAACCCATACCGAATGTGTTGGACATATTACGGAAAAATCGTATTCTATTAATCAAAATTTAAAAAGGTTTTTCTTTTTAGCAGAAGTTATAACTGTAGCACCTGAAACATTAAAAGGTGATAAAGTTATTTCAAGGAAACAATTGCAATTTGCAATTGGGAATAAAAAAAGAGATGCCATTATTATTAGAACCATTCCTAATACAATTGAAAAGTTAACTAAGCAGTATTCTAATACCAATTGGCCTTATTTATTACCAGATGCTGTGGAATTGTTGGTTTCAAAAGGAGTAAAGCATCTGTTGTTAGATACCCCAAGTATTGATAAAGAAAAAGATGAATGTGAACTTTTAGGTCATAATGCTTTTTGGAATACTAAAGGAAAATTAAGATTAGATTCTACAATTACAGAGTTTGTTTTCGTGCCTAATTTGGTTGAAGATGGCGAGTATTTTTTGAATCTACAAATAGCTCCATTTGAAAATGATGCTTCGCCAAGTAAACCTATTCTGTATAAAATAAAGGAATGA
- a CDS encoding DUF4260 domain-containing protein, translated as MKAFLKIEELFMFLLGIFMFNQLEYSWWWFLVLILMPDIGMLGYVINTKIGAITYNFFHHRAIAILIYFVGVCFQNGMVQLVGIILFSHASLDRIFGYGLKYTDAFKHTHLDDLEN; from the coding sequence ATGAAAGCGTTTTTAAAAATAGAAGAATTATTTATGTTTCTTTTAGGTATTTTCATGTTTAACCAATTAGAATATAGTTGGTGGTGGTTTTTAGTTTTAATATTAATGCCAGATATTGGGATGCTTGGTTACGTAATAAACACTAAAATAGGAGCTATAACATATAATTTTTTTCATCATAGAGCTATTGCTATTTTAATTTATTTTGTAGGTGTTTGTTTTCAAAACGGTATGGTGCAATTAGTGGGGATTATCCTGTTTTCTCATGCATCGTTAGATAGAATTTTTGGTTACGGTTTAAAATATACTGATGCCTTCAAACATACTCATTTGGATGATTTAGAGAACTAA